One part of the Rutidosis leptorrhynchoides isolate AG116_Rl617_1_P2 chromosome 1, CSIRO_AGI_Rlap_v1, whole genome shotgun sequence genome encodes these proteins:
- the LOC139859113 gene encoding ethylene receptor 2-like yields MDAMSKTLASLGLISLLLVCVFASDDDGSDNGFTGCNCEVEGFFGYKNIMEIQRVSDFLIAVAYFSIPIELLYFVSCSNVPFKWVLFEFIAFIVLCGMTHLLNGWTYEPHPFQLMLALTIFKFLTALVSFATAITLVTLIPLLLKVKVRELMLKKKTWDLGREMGMIKKQEEAGWHVRMLTQEIRKSLDRHTILYTTLDKLSETLDLYNCAIWMPDSNKTVMNLTHQLNGGQSLTRFDFSIPIQDPDIQEVKGSDGAKLLSQESPLATLSCGRSGGSGPPGEVAAIRMPMLRVCNFKGGTPEMIQACYAILVLVLPGGDHVRMWTDPELEIVKVVADQVAVALSHAAVLEESQLMRDKLAEQNRALQQAKQDAMRASQARNLFQTVMSKSLRKPMHSIMGLLSIVQDESLTSQQRVVVDSMMKTSNVLSMLIDDVMDDSSKERFPLEMRSFRLHSLIKETAYLAKCSCTYKGYEFAIEVDKSLPDNVMGDERRVFQVILHMVGNLLNRGDNGGGGRLLLRISKTESGSHGRNEQRWATWKSNSSDGYLSVKFELGINDFVPHLQRSFADDRTDRTRSGSVEQSLSFSMCRKLVELMQGKIWVVSNPVGFDQSMSLVLRFQLRPSIVIGISETGESSEHNPSSNSLFRGLQVLLADEDDVNRAVTRKLLEKLGCIVSTVATGSDCLMGLNQPVSSYQLVILDLYLPDIDGFEIASRIRKSRSRNWPLIIALTGHGDKDVWEKCLQIGINGVIHKPVLLQGITDEIRRVLIHTNNLH; encoded by the exons ATGGATGCAATGTCGAAAACATTAGCATCTCTCGGGTTGATTTCGTTGTTGCTAGTCTGTGTTTTCGCTTCAGATGATGACGGGTCGGATAACGGGTTCACAGGGTGTAACTGTGAGGTTGAGGGGTTTTTTGGGTACAAAAACATTATGGAAATACAAAGGGTGAGTGATTTCTTGATAGCAGTTGCGTACTTTTCGATTCCAATCGAATTGTTATACTTCGTTAGTTGCTCAAATGTGCCTTTCAAATGGGTACTCTTTGAATTCATTGCTTTTATTGTTCTTTGTGGAATGACCCATTTGTTAAACGGGTGGACTTACGAGCCCCACCCGTTTCAACTCATGCTTGCTCTCACTATTTTCAAGTTCCTTACGGCTTTGGTCTCGTTTGCAACCGCTATTACTTTGGTCACACTTATCCCTTTACTTTTAAAAGTTAAAGTTAGAGAATTGATGTTGAAGAAAAAAACATGGGATCTAGGTAGAGAAATGGGTATGATCAAGAAACAAGAAGAAGCGGGTTGGCACGTGCGAATGCTAACTCAAGAGATTCGGAAGTCACTCGATCGACACACGATTTTATACACTACACTTGATAAGTTATCCGAGACGTTGGATTTGTATAATTGTGCGATATGGATGCCTGATTCGAATAAAACCGTGATGAATCTGACTCATCAGTTAAACGGTGGACAGTCTTTGACCAGGTTTGACTTTTCGATCCCGATTCAAGACCCTGATATTCAAGAAGTTAAAGGAAGCGACGGGGCAAAGTTACTGAGTCAAGAATCACCACTGGCTACGTTAAGCTGTGGTAGGTCAGGCGGGTCAGGCCCACCTGGAGAGGTTGCTGCTATACGAATGCCGATGCTTAGGGTTTGTAATTTTAAAGGTGGTACACCCGAGATGATTCAGGCGTGTTACGCGATTCTCGTTTTGGTTCTTCCTGGTGGGGACCACGTTCGAATGTGGACCGATCCAGAACTTGAGATAGTTAAAGTTGTTGCTGACCAAGTTGCTGTCGCGCTTTCGCATGCTGCGGTTTTGGAAGAATCACAACTTATGAGGGATAAATTAGCGGAACAAAATCGAGCGTTGCAGCAAGCGAAGCAAGATGCAATGCGTGCGAGTCAAGCTAGAAACTTGTTTCAAACGGTGATGAGTAAAAGTTTGAGAAAGCCTATGCATTCGATTATGGGTTTACTTTCGATTGTTCAAGATGAGAGTTTGACTAGTCAACAACGTGTTGTTGTTGATTCTATGATGAAAACAAGCAATGTTTTGTCGATGTTGATCGATGATGTAATGGATGATTCTTCTAAAGAAAGGTTTCCATTGGAAATGAGATCGTTTCGGCTTCATTCTTTGATTAAAGAAACCGCTTATCTTGCAAAATGTTCGTGTACTTATAAAGGTTACGAATTTGCTATCGAGGTTGATAAATCGCTTCCTGATAACGTTATGGGAGACGAGAGACGGGTTTTTCAGGTTATTTTGCATATGGTTGGGAACCTTTTGAATCGGGGTGATAATGGAGGTGGCGGGCGTTTGTTGTTAAGGATTTCAAAAACGGAGAGCGGAAGCCATGGGAGAAACGAACAACGATGGGCAACGTGGAAATCGAATTCGTCTGATGGTTATTTGAGTGTCAAATTTGAACTCGGGATTAATGATTTTGTACCTCACTTGCAACGCTCGTTTGCTGATGATAGGACCGATAGGACACGCAGTGGTTCAGTCGAGCAAAGTTTGAGCTTTAGTATGTGCAGGAAGCTCGTTGAG TTGATGCAAGGGAAGATATGGGTAGTTTCGAATCCAGTGGGATTTGATCAAAGTATGTCGCTTGTTCTACGGTTTCAACTTCGACCATCAATCGTAATCGGTATCTCGGAAACTGGCGAATCGTCTGAACACAACCCATCATCAAACTCTCTTTTCAGAGGCCTGCAAGTGCTGCTAGCTGATGAGGATGACGTGAACCGGGCTGTTACTCGTAAGCTACTCGAGAAACTGGGCTGCATTGTGTCAACAGTGGCTACTGGTTCAGACTGCCTCATGGGTCTAAACCAACCCGTTTCATCGTACCAGTTGGTGATATTGGATCTATATTTACCTGATATCGATGGGTTTGAAATCGCGTCAAGAATTCGCAAGTCTCGTAGCAGAAACTGGCCTTTGATCATTGCATTAACAGGCCATGGTGATAAAGATGTGTGGGAAAAATGCTTACAGATTGGAATCAATGGAGTTATTCATAAACCTGTTCTTTTGCAAGGGATCACTGATGAAATTAGAAGAGTCTTGATCCATACAAACAACCTCCATTGA